A segment of the Triticum urartu cultivar G1812 chromosome 1, Tu2.1, whole genome shotgun sequence genome:
TCAAAGGTAAACGAGTGATAAATTACTAGAAAGCTAAAGAAAACAATAAGCATTAGCTGTGGGTTTTCTTTCCACTCAGGGCTGCAAGCCAAAGCTTCAGTCAGAGCTTTTCACTTAAACACATAGTGAAAACTCAATCCCATGTCTAAAGCTGGATACTTGTACATGAGAACAGCTAACCTTGACGACGATGTCAGACCTGGCTTCCACCAAGGAATCCCTCAGGTTCTGGGCCTGCGCCGGACCCTGCAAAAGCACCATAGAGAAAAATCTGTTAGAGCCAGCAGACAGACCTGCAAACTCTGAACCTACCAAGTGGCAGAACAGAGCAAATCTGTGAAATCAGCCACTCCGTTTGACCGCACCGACTGATGTGTACATCCAAGCAGTGTCTCGAGTAGACAGACATGTAAATCTCTCGAGTGAGGAAAGAAACTGCGCATAGAGGGGAGGAAAGCAGAGCTGGAGACTGGACCTGGGAGCCCCATCCGATGACCCCGATCTGCTTGACGCCCTTGAAGGCCTCCGGGAGCAGCGGGAAGAGGTTGCGCCCGCCCCTCACGATGTACTGCAGCCGCACACGGAACAAATCGTAAGAATCCAGAGCAAAAAAGCAAGCCCGGAGGTGGGAGTGAGGAGCGAGAGATGGAGTGGGGGCGGGGGCGCGTACGTACCTCCTCGTGGCCGGCGAGGGAGACCTTCTCCTTGTTGAAGACGTCGGTGTCGAAGTCGAGCGACGGCATGGCGGCGCCGACCTTGGCCGGGGCCGCGACCATGGCGGCGACCGCGCGGCGGCGGGCGCCCGAGACTGATAGGGCGCATGCAGGGTGGGAGGCGGCCGGAGAGAAGGCGACAGAGGATGAGCctccggcggcggtggcggcggctagggttttggGGTGGGAGAAGGGGGCGAGGGTGGATGCCGCGGAGGAGGTGGGCGCCGCCATCGTGTCCGTCTCTGGCCTCTGGGGGGAGCGAAGGGCGGCTCTCTCTTCTGCCGGTGGTTGGTGAGGGGTTTGGGGTCGGGGTGACCTGGATGGATTTATACGCCTCGCCCGGCCGTCCGATCCCATCGACGGCCGCGATGCGACCCGCCCACGGGGACGCACTCACGTGAACGGCCGCGCCGGTACAATATCATTCTGGACGTTGCGCGCATGGAGATGCGCGCGCTCTCTTTGTCTTTGGCCTACGCACGCACGGCTCAACGGCACCTTTGGCCGCACGCGCGGCGCTCTCGGCCTCGTCGGAGGGCAGAGCGAGGGCGGCATCGGCGTGGTGCGCCCGCCGTGAACGCAGCGCACGGCAGATCCCGCGGTGGCTGGCCGTGTCGCTGCCAACGGTGGACAACTGGATGCCACAGCGCCGGCGGTGGGTCTGTGGGCGCACGGCGGGCGTCGGCGTCGCAGGTCGCCGTCCGGCGGCATCTCGGGACGTATCCTGTGGGACACACGGAGGATCCGCTCTGAAAACCACGCCCGGGGAAAGGCTCATGGATTACACTTTCCCCGACGAAGTGCTTCTGTGGTCTAAAAATCGAGTAAATCATTGATACGGATGAGAGGGAGTAGCATTTCTTTCAGTTGAGCAAATCAAAATCATGCTTTACTATCTCGCACATAAAAAAGAGCATAGTTTACTATGCCTCACTTGCGCGCGGGACACATGAACACGGCCGCATCGGTTTTCCCTCTAGGCCTCCTTTAATTTACAGGAACTAGCAGCGTGGCCTGTGCATTTGCGCGGCTAGAATTTGTATATACTTTTCTTTTACATATATTGCAAAATCCTTGATAacaaaactaacatttctaagcaCTCTCCCCCACTCTATTCATCATCCTTTCTATTTTCTCCATCCATGTGAATGTTATTCACATAAAACTATAATACTTAGAACGACATAAATGATCAATTACATAGTCAGCATTATCTTTATCTTCTATGTTTTTTTGCTATTGTAACAACGTGGTATTCATTTGTCATATGATACTCACTTGCACACATGACATATTTTTTTTCTTACTCATGCTCTATGCGTTATTTGTACATGCATATATTGCTTGCTTCTTCTCGGCCTCACTTAGTAGTTTGAACATCAGCTATGACAACATTTCATGAATACTTATGCTCGCCTCTATTCTAATCATGTGCACTCTTTGTTGTCCTATCAAAATGTTTTTACGTTGACACACATCAAGCTTGGGGTATACGATTTATCATGAGTAGATCCAGCCAAATGCATGACGATACCTTTGAGGACGCCGCGGTTTTGCTTCTCTCGCGAATATTCTTTGTCAAAGGAAATCCAAAAAATTGCATAATAGTTTTCAAGATTATGGTTATAGATGGATTTCATATATTATATACGAAAACAAATATTGATAATTTCCATGTATTTCTCATTTCGAATTTTGTGTATataatatgaattatttcatcaccatatatatatatattgataTCAGCTACTTAATTATTTCACTTAAGATATGAAATAGAATACTGAGTTTAGTTTTATATAATATTTCATAAGTATAAAGAGTCATATTCTTTGTACAACTAATAAGAATATAAAAAGATATAGTTTATTCTGGACTTAGTTATCAAGGCTTTCAAACGGAGTTCATTTACAAACCTAAATTTTAACTTTAGCTATTCATGTACCCAATGCGGTGTTCGAATTAGAAGAAAAATTCTATTTTTAACAATTTATTATTGCAAAATGTATACATGTATTCATTCGCCGAAAGATTTTCTTCTTGAATTACATATTCGTCTGATAGCGATTTTAAGTTTAGTATATCAGGCGATTTTAGGCAAGCAAGAGTTACAAAAAATTTGATCGACAATATACGTAGGCACAAAACTTAAGTTATATAGATGTGGATAACGACCATGGTATGGAACTATCCCAAATAATTCAGAGAACAGTGAGAAATACTATAATTCCAAACTTTTTTGAATGTATTCAAACCTCGATTTCTCACAAAAAAGAAGTATTCCAAACTTGATTTCTCACAAAAAAGAAGTATTTCAAACTTGATTTTTTTTTGCATGCACAATCTCATGTATAGACACTCCGTCGATAATGTTCCTACCCCGTGATGAAGGTAGAAATGAACTTGTGGTATAAGGTGAAGCTTTAATTGTCATGATGTTGAGATCATGTTAAAAGTACTCCCTTCATCCCATGACAGGTTGAAACACTAACATCTTATTTAGGGCCCTCTCACGCATCCACACTTTATAGCCGTGAGATTGAGTCTCCAGATTGGTTTTTGGCCATTAATTGCTGCCTAATCACGTGTTTTCTTGCGAACGGGCTGGCTGTCCTAGAGGGCAGCTACTCCAGTagaaaaatctgagttttctGGTTGATTGGACCATATGCACCCGTCTAGCGTCGGGTAAGCCCAATCCATCTGGCCCTCCCTTCTCTCACACAATCGAGAGACCATGCTGCGGCGCCGCCCCACCAGACCACCACCGCCAGATCCCGTCGTTCACCCCCTCCCGCCACAGCACGGTCCGGCGACGACTTCCATGTCTGGCGGCAGCCACCCACCATAGTGGTTCCTCGTCACTTTGCTCTTGGCCCAACCCCGTCCGCAATTCCGGCCAGGTATGAGTATATTCCTCTCCATGTTACTCCGCTTAAAATACATGGACGTTAAGATCCACTCCGGTTGCTCTGCTATCTTGATAGGAGTACTATTTATTAGAGTAATTAAGTTTAATTGGTTTATGCATGTCCATTGCAGTTCAGGATGATGGGGACATCATCGACTTCGCAACTACAGTGGTGGATCATTGCCATCCGGATTCATGGGAACTCCGCTGaagtggcagcagcagcagaatAGCAGATCGTTAGTTTGAACCGTTAAGCAAACCATGCCAACGGAATCACAGCGACTGATCGGTTTAAAATGTGTCGCATTATGTTCTGTGGAGTTATGTCCGACTACATCTGTGATGACTCAGAGGGACCACCGTTTGATACGCTTCGAGACCTTCCAGAGGTGCTTATGTTAAAATCTTGTGCTCTAGATCATCTCTTGGTTGCAGATTACTAAtttctaaatgctcttatattagtttcGGAGAGAGTATCTTTTTGCCGCAGGGCTTGTTGTGGACAATATATTTAAAGTTGCCTTGGGATGTGGCTGTAAGGACCAGTGCCCTACCAAGGCAATGGAGATACTCGTGTCCTAAACTGATTAACGATGGAGATACTTTGTGTGGCCAGATCCCGTTGTTCATCCCCATCCCTTTCACCAATGGAATCCTGCCTCCTTCCACAAACTCGCCTCCCGCCACAGCCCTTTGCTTCGCGGCCCAATCCCCTGCACTGGCACGACATCGATCCTGGTCAACGCTTGCTGCGATGGCTGTGATAGCCAGCGCCGCCAGCCGGTGGTGGTATTCCCGTGGGTGACCAGCGACCTCCGCCGAGAGAGTAGTATCATCAATGTAGAAGAAGAGGGCTTTCTACTCTGTTTGTCCATGGAATTTCTTAAAAAAAAATGCTAAATCAGAAGGCCTGAACTCCATTCCGTAGGGTTGGTTCTCCCTTGCCGTAGATTCACCTTCCTACCTTTCTTCTTTCAACTAATTATTAATTCTAGGTTCTTGCTACTATTTTTTCTTCCTTGTCAACTTGGTGCACGGATTGATAACTGGTTTTGCTCGATTGGCTCCAGGAATCCTAGAGCTATCGATCTCCAATGGCTAACTGCCAGATAGTATTGGAAGCCAAATAAAATTGCCATGCAAGATCTTCGTATTTTTCTCTAATGGATTGGTGTCCAACAAAACTAGGCATAGTATTAGATCCTATGAATGTTTATGCCTCATAGCTGTGTCCTAAGATAGGCATATATAAAGCTGAATTGAAGTATTAGGTATGTTCTTAAATTATCTTCTAATGCATCATGTCGTATGGGGCTAGATCTAGCCTCTGGCAGCACCGCCCGGTGTCCTTTCAATTTACATTTATCCCATCATGTCTGTATTTTCTATGCTCGGTGAAAATCAAGTGCATCAGACTgatcatagtggggagtaacttagactagtgtcatgcatatgacactagcctaagttactaccttcataatgcaaagtaacataatacTAGTATCTTAGATGCCTTTATTTATTAGCTTGTGGACTCATCTTATCTTggaaagcgctatgttacagtaacatattatgttaccacctctcattaattacttgtcacataagcaaaaatttcttggagtgcgctatgttactagctaagttacttccactatgactagcctcaGTCTGTAGTTTTAGTTTACATTAATGCCTATGTGTCATGGTTAAGATTAACTAAAGTATGTTTTGCGGGCTGTGGTTAATAGTCCAAACCAGAGATAAGTAAAAAATCTAAGCGGCTAGGATCTATTTTGAACCCAATGTTTGATACTGCAATCATATACATATATTGTGATTGTCtcatttgtgttcctcatgtgcAGCCAAATGATCTTATCAATTAATTTCCAAATGTTTCTGGAGGCCTCGTGTACTCTTTTTTAGTCCAAGTAAATTTTAGAACATCTATGTAAATGGTCCCTGGCTCCCTGCCATGTTCACTTTTCGATAAATAGAATGTTTGCATTGGTGAAACTTGCATTATAATTATCTTGCTGCTTTAGATTGTTGCACGACACGCAATGGTTGAAGAAGAGGCCGTCCACTGTCATCACTGCTTGAAGAATTTATGTTTTTCAAGCAGTTGGTCGTTTTTTGTTGATTGTAAATCAAATATTCTAGCTGAGCATATCCCGTAGCTTGGTCGAGATCTATAGATCGGTTAAAGTGACTACTAGAATACATTGAGGTTTAACTTGTGACCTTTATGGGTAAGTTATCGTCAAATGACACGTATAATTACACTTTCCTATCATTCTATTGTCAAATTGACGGGTGCGGCAACGCGCACCACCAACGATCTAGTATTATGTGACCGAGGGAGTATTTGGAGAATGGAGAGGCTTTCATGCAAATAGGCTTGTATTTATGAATAATTAGCATCATATGTGCTCCTGGAAACATCATTTGGGATATAATCCCGCAATTAAAAGGTAGAATGTAGATGCAGTACTGCAGTTTACAAATCATTGGGATATTTGAAAACAACAACGTGAAATACTAGTCTAGATCATAGACCCTGAACGTGAACGAATTATTTGCACATGCATGCATGAGCATGACACGAACGTGAGATGGATTGATGGAGACGTCGGCTTCACTTGTTCACCGGCGGCACGGCGGCGTCCTCCCTGTCGTCCTCGTCCTCGCAGTCCACCAGCCTCCAGCGCCCGTCGCCCCCCTTCACCATGCCCCTGTTCCACGGCACCCACCACGCCGCCGGCACCCCATGCTCCTCCTTGAGTGCGTCGTACGACTTGTTCACCAGCGCCACGTCCCGCTCCACCACATGCTCGAAACCCTGTCCGGAGGCCGTCGGCGCGCCCGCCACCCCGTGCAGGTAGCATTCCAGGTTGTGCCACAGGTTCTCGTCGCCGGGCGCCTTCAGGTACGGCGACGCGCTGGTGTCGATGACCAGCTCGGCGCCCACGTCGTGGTACGGCAGCGCCGGGTACCCGGGCACGATGTCCCGGGCGTTGCGGACGCGCAGGACACGGAGGCCGGCGGCCGCCGCGGTGTCCAACCGCTTCTTGAAGCTTGCGCCGCCCACGCGCGGGCTGGCGAACGCGAACGCCGTGACCGGGAACGTCGCCGAGGCCGTGCAGTTGTAGCCGTTCTCGGCGATGTCGAACGCGCTTAGCGTGGCCAGGGCAGCCCCGAGGCTGTGCCCGGTCACCGTGATGCTCACCTCCTCGTCCTTGTACGTGTCCACCAGCTTCCGCACCTCAGCCAGCACCTGGCATTCATGGTTTCACGAGCATGAAGCTGCATGTGAGCTCTACACTGTACGTGACAATGCTGTCGTTTATATAGTCACAAGATTACCTGGCTTCTGGCGCTGTCCTTGTTGTGGGTGGAGGCCGGGTCGGTGGAGGTGTAGATGGAGAGCCAGCCGCGGTGCACCATGGCGTCGGCGCCGGTGGCGTCGCCAAGGATGCCACTGGGATGCACCATGGCGAACTCGAGGTTGTTGGTCCACTCCAGCGCCTGGATGGTGCCGCGCCACGCGACGACCACGTCCCGGCGCCCGAGCACGGACTTCCCCGCGTCGGTGGCCACTGCGACGTACCCGATCCAGTTGGACTCCCTGCACCGGCTCCGCGGATGGCCGCCCTTCACGAACGCGACGGCCTTCGCGGCGTGGGCGGAGGACGTGGCGTACAGGAACCTGGTGACCCGGTACGCGGCGGCGTGGCCCGGCAGCATCACGCGCTCGAAGAAGCGCTTCCTGCCGAACCGCGAGAGCCCGGCGTGCGGCGAGTGCCTCTCGTGGTTGAACGCGTCGTACGTGGCCTGCGCCATCTCACCGTACCAGATCACCTTGCGCCGGAGCTCCAGGTCCAGCGGCCGCAGCAGCCCCTCCCACGACCGCTCGCCGTGGAGCTCCttccacctcgccgccgccgtggcCGTGATCGGTCCAACGAGGCTCCATTGCTCGCCCAACACGGCCGTCGTCCACACCTGCACTACTACGTGCAGCAGCTGGCTTGCCCATGCTCGACCTTTATACACGCGGCGGCAATGGCGGCTCCTGCTTTCCTGAGCTTGCTTGTGCGCTTGGCGCGatgacgaaggggaggtgaaatTGGCGTGACATTGCGATATGGGGCACGACGACACAAACGCGTATTGATTCGTCCGCAATTGCATGCTCCAATCGGAGACGATGATCAGTGGGGTGGCAGTGGCATTCGCACTTTCGCAGGCCATAGGGAATTCGGTTACGGACATTTCGTGTGAGAATCCGGAATTAGCATCCAGATTCTCCCGTATATATTTGTCAACCTCAGAATCATTGTTGACAATACAGTGAAATGATATCATTGCACAATACATTAAAGTATTACAAGTAATATATATTGTCACAAGACATACCTAACGAAATGTCTCATGACATTTATTACATTCAGAAAAACTGCGGAAAGTACAGTGCGTAGCGACTCCATCTCAGCCACAGGCAGTCGATGTAGTCCACGTGATCTCACTTCTACAGATCGCCATAGTAGTTGTAGTCATCATCTTCGTCTCCAGGTAACTCTGTTGTCAATAAAATTATTGCCATGAGTACATTATGTACTCAACATGCCTCCCACCGGGAAGAACCTAATAGCTACATGTGGCTTCAAAGGAAGGCTGTATGgctcatttgcataaagctaattttgttTGACAAATAAAGCAGTTGGATAAAAGCAGTTTTTGATGAGAATGTGTTTTATCTCCAGAATAACTTTCATCAAAGTGAAGATCCTCGATCAACTCACACTCTTCATAGGTTCCAAGAATAGGGGTAAAGAGGGAATAACCAAAACAGGTCATGTATGTCAAGAAAGATTCATGTgatgtccttgaccgtggacacggctattcgaatagttttacactctgcagaggttgtacactttacccacacGACACAATCTCGACTTGTTGCCACTAGCCGTCGCTAGCGTAGTACACCATCTAGTATACCGGCAGGGAGATTGTGACGAGGTCTTTCGACTAGATCCCCCAAAGATGTGACATGCCCACCGGGTCTGGCGCACAGAACTGAGAGTACGTCCTCAAACCGGCCCCCCCATCTGTGCCGAGGATACTCCCCGCAGGGCAGCTATCCCATCTGCGGTACGGCGACATCGACACCTAAGGCTGACTAGCTTACTTGACCAAGCCAGtgcccatatagcatgtggcTATACTGTTATCACAATCTTCAAATCCAAGACTTATTAGGCCTCATGCGACACGGACGACTGATTGCCCCCTTCAACCTGTGAAGGGCAGCCAATCGCTCCTTCAATCATTGATTTAGCTGTCGCCCGCGCCAGTATTCAGATGgtaagtttcacccagagtagaaGAGAGTAGAGGAGATCAACAAGGGCCAATCAGCCTAGCTCAGCGATAAGTTTCAAGTGTCAATGACTCAAAGGTCATTCAACAAGGCACCTATAGGGTAATAAGCATGGCTAAGCATTTCTACTCTACCGGAATTATATACTTCTACTCAGGTGTCAAGTAAATAGGCGACAAGCGGATCAGGGTAATGTGTCAATCGACACGCTTGCTACAAGAATTAAAATAGCATGCATATAGTAACCATAAAACAGAATACAATTTTGTAAACCATAGGATAAGTATGATCAAAGAAGGAGGCATGCCTTCGTTGTTGAGTCCTTCTTCGGTAACCTGTTTCTGTCCATGTCCAACATCGTCGTCACTCCCTACTCATCGTAACGATACAAAAGACAAACAATAAATACCAAAGCAATAGAAAATCCAaataacatccaaaacaaattaAGAGTGGATGGATAGCAAGATATTGATCAGATGGAGATTCCAAAAGGATATAGCACGATTGGAAGGTAAGTAGAGGACTCAATGAATTGACAGGGTTTAGGTTGACACAGCTAAGGAAGGCTTTGTGATCAAGACTAAAGTTCTAATATGAATTATGCGATTAAACACTAGTAGTGCCCACTACACATCTTGACAAACTATATAGGAAACTACTATATAACAAACACAATGGCATCAACACACATGAAAAGGAACCATCCTATGCATTATAACTACATAATCACAACATGGCATGACGAAGGTAAAGTCAAGCACAAATAAATAATTAGACATAATCTAAATATTTATAATGGTCATCAATAGCATCCAAACCTATACATCATCTATTATATTCAAAAGCAAGTAATCCATAAGTTAAGCAATCAAATACCATTTAACAACATGGATTTAATTGATCTAGGTCTAGCCATAAAACATTATTAAAAGAAATAGGATCAAGTCTATTATATCAAACCAATTCATTTGTCAAACAATTAACAAGAAACTATACATGACATGGAACAAAAGAGTGAACTACTATCCAGACATGATATGATTAAGTTTAATAATCAACCAAAAGTAAATATTTGGATGTATCCAAATATTTATAATGGTTAACAATAAGCAAAGACTAAACACCAATCATAACA
Coding sequences within it:
- the LOC125533146 gene encoding phospholipase A1-II 6-like, whose protein sequence is MACESANATATPLIIVSDWSMQLRTNQYAFVSSCPISQCHANFTSPSSSRQAHKQAQESRSRHCRRVYKGRAWASQLLHVVVQVWTTAVLGEQWSLVGPITATAAARWKELHGERSWEGLLRPLDLELRRKVIWYGEMAQATYDAFNHERHSPHAGLSRFGRKRFFERVMLPGHAAAYRVTRFLYATSSAHAAKAVAFVKGGHPRSRCRESNWIGYVAVATDAGKSVLGRRDVVVAWRGTIQALEWTNNLEFAMVHPSGILGDATGADAMVHRGWLSIYTSTDPASTHNKDSARSQVLAEVRKLVDTYKDEEVSITVTGHSLGAALATLSAFDIAENGYNCTASATFPVTAFAFASPRVGGASFKKRLDTAAAAGLRVLRVRNARDIVPGYPALPYHDVGAELVIDTSASPYLKAPGDENLWHNLECYLHGVAGAPTASGQGFEHVVERDVALVNKSYDALKEEHGVPAAWWVPWNRGMVKGGDGRWRLVDCEDEDDREDAAVPPVNK